One genomic region from Bacillus sp. SLBN-46 encodes:
- the hisIE gene encoding bifunctional phosphoribosyl-AMP cyclohydrolase/phosphoribosyl-ATP diphosphatase HisIE, giving the protein MNIEEIRFDEKGLVPAIIQDAETMEVLTLAYMNKESLGKTIETGETWFFSRSRQELWHKGATSGNTQSVVSIKYDCDQDALLVLVNPKGPACHTGAVSCFTDEVGDRKTGLADYGILQRLEQVIRQREQERPEGAYTTYLFEKGVDKILKKVGEEASEVIIAAKNRDQEELRWEAADLLYHLQVLLVEQGLPFKEVLRTLEERHKDRS; this is encoded by the coding sequence ATGAATATAGAAGAAATTCGGTTTGATGAAAAGGGGCTTGTCCCTGCCATCATCCAGGATGCAGAAACGATGGAAGTATTAACGTTAGCTTATATGAACAAGGAATCACTTGGAAAGACCATTGAGACGGGTGAAACCTGGTTCTTCAGCCGTTCACGCCAAGAGTTATGGCATAAAGGGGCAACAAGTGGGAATACGCAATCGGTTGTCAGCATCAAATATGACTGTGATCAGGATGCACTCCTCGTGTTGGTCAATCCGAAGGGGCCTGCTTGTCATACGGGGGCTGTTAGCTGTTTTACGGACGAGGTAGGGGACAGGAAGACGGGATTGGCTGATTATGGCATCCTACAGAGGCTCGAGCAGGTAATCCGTCAACGGGAGCAGGAGCGTCCGGAAGGTGCTTATACCACATACCTTTTTGAAAAAGGCGTCGATAAGATTTTGAAAAAAGTCGGGGAAGAAGCTTCCGAGGTGATTATCGCTGCCAAAAACCGTGATCAAGAAGAACTGCGCTGGGAGGCGGCAGATTTACTCTATCACTTGCAGGTTTTATTGGTGGAACAAGGACTTCCATTTAAAGAAGTACTAAGAACCTTAGAAGAAAGACACAAGGACCGGTCCTAA
- the hisF gene encoding imidazole glycerol phosphate synthase subunit HisF — translation MTLTKRIIPCLDVKDGRVVKGVQFVQLRDAGDPVELARFYDEQGADELVFLDISASVEGRKTMVEVVKAVASELAIPFTVGGGINALEDMKRILRAGADKVSLNTAAVMNPELIGEGAGYFGSQCIVVAIDAKFDPEIGTWRVYTHGGRTPTEKKVIEWAVEAAELGAGEILLTSMDSDGEKRGFDLSLTKAVSEAVTIPVIASGGAGNAEHFEEAYVTGKADAALAASIFHYKETSVHEVKSYLREKGVVVR, via the coding sequence ATGACATTAACAAAACGAATTATTCCATGCCTTGACGTGAAGGATGGACGAGTAGTGAAAGGAGTCCAATTCGTGCAGCTTCGCGATGCGGGTGACCCAGTGGAATTAGCGCGATTTTACGATGAACAAGGTGCAGATGAGCTTGTCTTTCTCGACATTTCTGCTTCCGTAGAGGGTAGAAAAACGATGGTCGAAGTTGTAAAGGCAGTCGCCTCGGAGCTGGCAATCCCGTTTACCGTTGGCGGTGGTATCAACGCTTTAGAGGACATGAAGAGAATTCTTCGAGCTGGAGCGGATAAGGTATCGTTGAATACCGCCGCCGTTATGAATCCTGAACTGATTGGGGAAGGCGCAGGATACTTCGGCTCGCAATGTATCGTCGTCGCTATCGATGCAAAATTTGACCCTGAAATCGGAACGTGGCGTGTGTATACACATGGTGGACGAACACCTACGGAGAAAAAAGTGATCGAATGGGCTGTAGAAGCGGCCGAGCTTGGTGCAGGTGAGATTTTATTAACAAGCATGGATAGTGACGGGGAAAAGCGTGGATTTGACTTATCATTAACAAAAGCGGTTAGTGAGGCGGTTACCATTCCCGTTATTGCCTCAGGCGGAGCAGGAAATGCCGAACACTTTGAAGAAGCTTATGTTACTGGGAAAGCTGATGCAGCCTTAGCGGCTTCAATTTTTCACTATAAAGAAACGTCCGTCCATGAAGTGAAGAGCTATTTGCGGGAAAAAGGAGTTGTCGTCCGATGA
- the hisA gene encoding 1-(5-phosphoribosyl)-5-[(5-phosphoribosylamino)methylideneamino]imidazole-4-carboxamide isomerase has product MSITIYPAIDMRGGNCVRLLQGDYDKETIYGDSPFDMARSFAADGAEWIHMVDLDGAKDGKRVNDRFVIETAQKLNVKVQIGGGIRSEEDILHYLENGVDRVIIGSIAVSKPDFAMEMIKKYGGKIAIGIDAKNGYVATHGWLDTSELRALDLGKHFADAGAETFIFTDIATDGTLSGPNIEAVCQMAEVTGKNVIASGGVSSLEDLKALASEKGISGAIVGKAFYENRFTLKEALASTKA; this is encoded by the coding sequence ATGAGTATCACAATTTATCCTGCCATTGATATGCGGGGCGGCAATTGCGTTCGTCTTCTTCAAGGGGATTATGATAAGGAAACAATCTACGGGGATTCCCCGTTTGATATGGCAAGAAGCTTTGCAGCTGATGGGGCTGAGTGGATTCACATGGTCGACCTTGATGGCGCAAAGGACGGCAAGAGGGTGAATGACCGATTTGTCATTGAAACCGCACAGAAGTTGAATGTTAAGGTTCAAATTGGCGGTGGGATTCGTTCGGAGGAAGACATCCTGCATTATCTCGAAAACGGGGTGGATCGGGTGATCATAGGGAGTATTGCCGTTTCTAAACCAGATTTTGCGATGGAAATGATTAAGAAGTACGGTGGGAAAATTGCGATTGGCATTGATGCCAAAAACGGCTACGTGGCCACACACGGCTGGCTGGATACTTCGGAGCTTCGTGCACTTGATCTTGGCAAACATTTTGCTGATGCAGGTGCAGAAACCTTTATTTTTACGGATATTGCAACCGACGGTACGCTCTCTGGACCAAATATTGAGGCGGTTTGCCAGATGGCTGAGGTAACTGGAAAAAATGTCATTGCTTCTGGTGGAGTAAGCAGTCTCGAGGATTTGAAGGCGTTAGCTTCTGAAAAAGGCATTAGCGGGGCGATTGTTGGAAAGGCCTTCTATGAAAATCGTTTTACCTTGAAGGAAGCCTTGGCATCGACCAAAGCCTAA